The following proteins come from a genomic window of Selenomonadales bacterium:
- a CDS encoding orotate phosphoribosyltransferase, with product MTQEEVKQLFIETGAILEGHFLLTSGLHSPMYVEKFQVLQHPKHTEKLCQSMAEMFADDNVEVVVGPV from the coding sequence ATGACGCAAGAAGAAGTAAAACAGTTATTTATCGAAACAGGTGCTATCTTGGAAGGTCATTTCCTTCTTACTTCGGGACTTCACAGCCCGATGTATGTTGAGAAATTCCAAGTTCTCCAGCACCCGAAACATACAGAAAAACTCTGCCAGTCCATGGCAGAAATGTTCGCTGACGATAATGTAGAAGTCGTAGTAGGCCCTGTA
- the pyrF gene encoding orotidine-5'-phosphate decarboxylase yields MKDRLIVALDYSSDEPVKQLVTSLDDSVSYYKVGMELYYSVGESIIHYLKEQQKNVFLDLKLYDIPNTVAKGLSALTRLGANMMNVHASGGSLMMQKAVEAVADEAARLSIARPQVIAVTILTSMNQEQWGQMGHTCEISDQVVRLALLAKESGMDGVVASPQEASAIRSVCGDDFLIVTPGVRPVGAAVNDQSRIATPSSALRQGSTHLVVGRPITAAPDGQAAAKAILEEMEGAFK; encoded by the coding sequence ATGAAAGATAGATTGATCGTAGCACTCGATTACTCCAGTGACGAACCTGTCAAACAGCTCGTAACTTCCTTAGACGACAGCGTATCTTACTACAAAGTCGGTATGGAACTTTATTATTCGGTTGGAGAATCGATCATCCATTATTTAAAAGAACAGCAGAAAAACGTCTTTTTGGACTTAAAGCTGTATGATATTCCGAACACCGTTGCCAAAGGTCTCAGTGCCTTGACGCGTCTTGGTGCCAACATGATGAATGTACACGCAAGCGGCGGCTCCCTCATGATGCAAAAAGCAGTCGAAGCTGTTGCTGATGAAGCTGCACGTTTGTCGATTGCACGTCCGCAGGTCATTGCTGTTACGATTCTCACGAGCATGAACCAAGAGCAGTGGGGACAGATGGGACACACGTGCGAGATCAGCGATCAAGTCGTTCGTCTTGCACTCCTCGCAAAAGAAAGCGGTATGGACGGTGTCGTAGCATCTCCGCAAGAAGCTTCTGCCATCCGCAGTGTATGCGGTGATGACTTCTTGATCGTAACTCCGGGCGTACGTCCTGTCGGCGCCGCAGTCAACGATCAGAGCCGTATCGCAACACCGTCGAGCGCACTTCGTCAAGGCTCGACACATCTCGTCGTCGGTCGTCCGATCACGGCGGCACCCGACGGTCAGGCAGCAGCGAAAGCCATCTTAGAAGAAATGGAGGGCGCATTCAAATGA